One part of the Ursus arctos isolate Adak ecotype North America unplaced genomic scaffold, UrsArc2.0 scaffold_14, whole genome shotgun sequence genome encodes these proteins:
- the DHX30 gene encoding ATP-dependent RNA helicase DHX30 isoform X4, producing the protein MCNFPPASWSEEGSVMLWDCNNSPAPPLLNMLNETDRAQHRQRQCKLPPPRLPPMCVNPAPGGTISRASRDLLKEFPQPKNLLNSVIGRALGISHAKDKLVYVHTNGPKKKKVTLHIKWPKSVEVEGYGSKKIDAERQAAAAACQLFKGWGLLGPRNELFDAAKYRVLADRFGSPADSWWRPEPTMPPTSWRQLNPESIRPGGPGGLSRSLGREEEEDEEEELEEGTIDVTDFLSMTQQDSHTPLRDSRGGSFEMTDDDSAIRALTQFPLPKNLLAKVIQIATSSSTAKNLMQFHTVGTKTKLSTLTLLWPCPMTFVAKGRRKAEAENKAAALACKKLKSLGLVDRNNEPLTHAMYNLASLRELGETQRRPCTIQVPEPILRKIETFLNHYPVDSSWISPELRLQSEDVLPLGKDSGPLSDPITGKPYVPLSEAEEVRLSQNLLELWRRRGPVWQEAPQLPVDPHRDTILNAIEQHPVVVISGDTGCGKTTRIPQLLLERYVTEGRGARCNVIVTQPRRISAVSVAQRVSHELGPSLRRNVGFQVRLESKPPVRGGALLFCTVGILLRKLQSNPSLEGVSHVIVDEVHERDVNTDFLLILLKGLQRLNPAPRLVLMSATGDNERFSRYFGGCPVIKVPGFMYPVKEHYLEDILAKLGKHQYPHRHRHHESEDECALDLDLVTDLVLHIDARGEPGGILCFLPGWQEIKGVQQRLQEALGMHESKYLILPVHSNIPMMDQKAIFQQPPVGVRKIVLATNIAETSITVNDIVHVVDSGLHKEERYDLKTKVSCLETVWVSRANVIQRRGRAGRCQSGFAYHLFPRSRLEKMVPFQVPEILRTPLENLVLQAKIHMPEKTAVEFLSKAVDSPNIKAVDEAVILLQEIGVLDQREYLTTLGQRLAHISTDPRLAKAIVLAAIFRCLHPLLVVVSCLTRDPFSSSLQNRAEVDKVKALLSHDSGSDHLAFVRAVAGWEEVLRWQDRSSRENYLEENLLYAPSLRFIHGLIKQFSENIYEAFLVGKPSDCTLASAQCNEYSEEEELVKGVLMAGLYPNLIQVRQGKVTRQGKFKPNSVTYRTKSGNILLHKSTINREATRLRSRWLTYFMAVKSNGSVFVRDSSQVHPLAVLLLTDGDVHIRDDGRRATISLSDSDLLRLEGDSRTVRLLRELRRALGRMVERSLRSELAALPPGVQQEHGQLLALLAELLRGPCGSFDVRKTADD; encoded by the exons ATGTGCAATTTCCCTCCAGCTTCATGGTCAGAAGAGGGCTCAGTGATGTTATGGGATTGTAACaactcccctgcccccccattACTGAACATGCTTAATGAAACAG atCGGGCCCAGCACAGGCAGCGTCAGTGCAAACTTCCCCCACCCCGCCTTCCACCCATGTGTGTCAACCCTGCCCCTGGAGGGACCATCTCTCGAG cTTCTAGGGACCTATTAAAAGAGTTCCCACAGCCCAAAAACCTTCTCAACAGTGTAATTGGAAGAGCCCTCGGCATCTCACATGCAAAAGACAAACTGGTCTACGTGCACACGAATGGACCGAAGAAAAAG aaAGTCACCCTCCACATAAAGTGGCCCAAGAGCGTGGAGGTAGAAGGCTATGGCAGCAAGAAGATCGACGCTGAACGGCAGGCTGCAGCCGCGGCCTGCCAGCTATTCAAG GGCTGGGGCCTGCTGGGTCCCCGAAACGAGCTGTTTGATGCAGCCAAATATCGTGTGCTAGCCGATCGCTTTGGCTCTCCGGCCGACAGCTGGTGGCGCCCGGAACCCACCATGCCACCAACTTCCTGGCGGCAGCTGAACCCTGAGAGCATCCGGCCAGGGGGACCTGGGGGCCTGTCCCGCTCCTTGGGccgggaggaagaggaggatgaggaggaagagctggAAGAGGGGACCATTGATGTCACCGACTTCCTGTCCATGACCCAGCAGGACTCCCACACCCCACTCAGGGACTCGAG GGGGGGTTCCTTTGAAATGACAGACGACGACAGTGCTATTAGGGCTCTGACCCAGTTTCCGCTTCCCAAGAACCTTTTGGCCAAAGTGATTCAGATAGCAACGTCATCCTCCACAGCTAAG AATCTCATGCAGTTCCATACCGTGGGCACGAAGACCAAGCTGTCCACCCTCACTCTGCTCTGGCCCTGCCCCATGACCTTTGTCGCCAAAGGGCGCCGCAAAGCGGAGGCTGAGAATAAGGCGGCAGCCCTGGCTTGCAAGAAGCTGAAG AGCCTGGGCCTGGTGGACCGCAACAACGAGCCGCTTACCCACGCCATGTATAACCTGGCCTCCTTGCGTGAGCTTGGCGAGACGCAGCGCCGGCcgtgcaccatccaggtgcccgaGCCCATCCTCCGGAAGATAGAGACCTTCCTGAACCAT TACCCTGTGGACAGTTCTTGGATCTCCCCAGAGCTCCGGCTGCAGAGCGAGGACGTCTTGCCCTTGGGCAAGGACTCAGGGCCCCTGAGTGACCCTATCACGGGCAAGCCCTACGTGCCCCTGTCAGAAGCCGAGGAGGTACGTCTGAGCCAGAACTTGCTGGAGCTGTGGCGGCGGCGAGGGCCGGTCTGGCAGGAGGCCCCCCAGCTCCCCGTGGACCCGCATCGGGACACCATCCTCAATGCCATTGAGCAGCACCCGGTGGTGGTCATCTCTGGGGACACGGGCTGCGGCAAGACCACGCGCATCCCCCAGCTGCTGCTGGAGCGCTACGTGACCGAGGGCCGCGGCGCCCGCTGCAATGTGATCGTCACCCAGCCGCGCCGCATCTCCGCCGTGTCCGTGGCACAGCGGGTCAGCCATGAACTGGGCCCCTCTCTGCGCCGGAACGTGGGCTTCCAGGTGCGGTTGGAGAGCAAGCCCCCGGTGCGCGGCGGCGCCCTGCTCTTCTGCACCGTGGGCATCCTGCTGCGGAAGCTGCAGAGCAACCCCAGCCTGGAGGGCGTGAGCCATGTCATTGTGGACGAGGTCCACGAGCGGGACGTGAACACAGACTTCCTGCTGATTCTGCTCAAGGGCCTGCAGCGGCTCAACCCGGCCCCGCGGCTGGTGCTCATGAGCGCCACGGGCGACAACGAGCGCTTCTCCCGCTACTTTGGTGGCTGCCCTGTCATCAAGGTGCCGGGCTTCATGTACCCGGTCAAGGAGCACTACCTGGAGGACATCCTGGCCAAGCTGGGCAAGCACCAGTACCCGCACCGGCACAGGCACCACGAG tctgagGATGAGTGTGCACTCGATTTGGACCTCGTGACGGATCTGGTTCTGCACATCGATGCCCGAGGGGAGCCAG GTGGGATCCTCTGCTTCCTGCCTGGTTGGCAGGAGATCAAAGGAGTGCAGCAACGCCTCCAGGAGGCCCTGGGCATGCACGAGAGCAAGTACCTCATCCTGCCAG TGCACTCCAACATCCCCATGATGGACCAGAAGGCCATATTCCAGCAGCCACCAGTTGGGGTGCGCAAGATTGTCTTGGCCACCAATATCGCGGAGACGTCGATTACAGTCAATGACATCGTGCATGTGGTGGACAGCGGTCTGCACAAGGAGGAACGCTATGACCTGAAGACCAAG gtgtcCTGCCTGGAGACTGTGTGGGTGTCACGAGCCAATGTGATCCAGCGCCGGGGCCGGGCAGGCCGCTGCCAGTCGGGCTTTGCCTACCACCTGTTCCCGCGGAGCCGGCTGGAGAAGATGGTCCCTTTCCAAGTGCCAGAGATTCTGCGCACTCCCCTCGAGAACCTGGTGCTACAAGCCAAAATCCACATGCCCGAGAAGACG GCAGTGGAGTTCCTTTCCAAGGCCGTGGACAGTCCGAACATCAAGGCGGTGGACGAGGCTGTGATCTTGCTCCAGGAGATCG GAGTGCTGGACCAGCGGGAGTACCTGACCACCCTGGGGCAGCGCCTGGCCCACATCTCCACTGACCCCCGGCTGGCCAAGGCCATAGTGCTGGCCGCCATCTTCCGTTGCCTGCACCCGCTGCTGGTGGTCGTTTCCTGCCTCACCCGGGACCCCTTCAGCAGTAGCCTGCAGAACCGGGCGGAGGTGGACAAG GTGAAGGCACTGCTGAGCCATGACAGCGGCAGTGACCACCTGGCCTTCGTGCGGGCCGTCGCCGGCTGGGAGGAGGTGCTGCGCTGGCAGGACCGCAGCTCCCGTGAGAACTACCTGGAGGAAAACCTGCTCTACGCCCCCAGCCTGCGCTTCATCCACG GACTCATCAAGCAGTTCTCGGAGAACATTTACGAGGCCTTCCTGGTGGGGAAGCCCTCGGACTGcaccctggcctctgcccagtgCAACGAGTACAGTGAAGAGGAGGAGCTGGTGAAGGGTGTGCTGATGGCGGGCCTCTACCCCAACCTCATCCAG GTGAGGCAGGGCAAGGTGACCCGGCAGGGCAAGTTCAAGCCCAACAGTGTCACTTACAGGACCAAATCAGGCAACATCTTGCTGCACAAGTCGACCATTAAcag GGAGGCCACGCGGCTGCGGAGCCGATGGCTGACGTATTTCATGGCTGTCAAGTCCAACGGCAGCGTCTTCGTCCGGGACTCCTCCCAGGTGCACCCGCTAGCCGTGCTGCTGCTGACCGACGGGGACGTCCACATCCGTG acGATGGGCGCCGGGCCACCATCTCCCTGAGCGACAGTGACCTGCTGCGGCTGGAGGGGGACTCCCGCACCGTGCGGCTGCTGAGGGAGCTGCGCCGGGCGCTGGGCCGCATGGTGGAGCGGAGCCTGCGCAGCGAGCTGGCCGCACTGCCGCCTGGCGTGCAGCAGGAGCACGGGCAGCTGCTGGCGCTGCTGGCGGAGCTGCTGCGTGGGCCCTGCGGCAGCTTCGATGTGCGCAAGACGGCGGATGACTGA
- the DHX30 gene encoding ATP-dependent RNA helicase DHX30 isoform X2 produces the protein MRTFSNRTGEVELVISRLNFKINLDPRHFVPEDPAGISAVTPSGPAQAASVQTSPTPPSTHVCQPCPWRDHLSRLNVNISNMAASRDLLKEFPQPKNLLNSVIGRALGISHAKDKLVYVHTNGPKKKKVTLHIKWPKSVEVEGYGSKKIDAERQAAAAACQLFKGWGLLGPRNELFDAAKYRVLADRFGSPADSWWRPEPTMPPTSWRQLNPESIRPGGPGGLSRSLGREEEEDEEEELEEGTIDVTDFLSMTQQDSHTPLRDSRGGSFEMTDDDSAIRALTQFPLPKNLLAKVIQIATSSSTAKNLMQFHTVGTKTKLSTLTLLWPCPMTFVAKGRRKAEAENKAAALACKKLKSLGLVDRNNEPLTHAMYNLASLRELGETQRRPCTIQVPEPILRKIETFLNHYPVDSSWISPELRLQSEDVLPLGKDSGPLSDPITGKPYVPLSEAEEVRLSQNLLELWRRRGPVWQEAPQLPVDPHRDTILNAIEQHPVVVISGDTGCGKTTRIPQLLLERYVTEGRGARCNVIVTQPRRISAVSVAQRVSHELGPSLRRNVGFQVRLESKPPVRGGALLFCTVGILLRKLQSNPSLEGVSHVIVDEVHERDVNTDFLLILLKGLQRLNPAPRLVLMSATGDNERFSRYFGGCPVIKVPGFMYPVKEHYLEDILAKLGKHQYPHRHRHHESEDECALDLDLVTDLVLHIDARGEPGGILCFLPGWQEIKGVQQRLQEALGMHESKYLILPVHSNIPMMDQKAIFQQPPVGVRKIVLATNIAETSITVNDIVHVVDSGLHKEERYDLKTKVSCLETVWVSRANVIQRRGRAGRCQSGFAYHLFPRSRLEKMVPFQVPEILRTPLENLVLQAKIHMPEKTAVEFLSKAVDSPNIKAVDEAVILLQEIGVLDQREYLTTLGQRLAHISTDPRLAKAIVLAAIFRCLHPLLVVVSCLTRDPFSSSLQNRAEVDKVKALLSHDSGSDHLAFVRAVAGWEEVLRWQDRSSRENYLEENLLYAPSLRFIHGLIKQFSENIYEAFLVGKPSDCTLASAQCNEYSEEEELVKGVLMAGLYPNLIQVRQGKVTRQGKFKPNSVTYRTKSGNILLHKSTINREATRLRSRWLTYFMAVKSNGSVFVRDSSQVHPLAVLLLTDGDVHIRDDGRRATISLSDSDLLRLEGDSRTVRLLRELRRALGRMVERSLRSELAALPPGVQQEHGQLLALLAELLRGPCGSFDVRKTADD, from the exons ATGAGAACCTTCTCAAACCGGACTGGAGAGGTTGAGCTGGTCATTTCCCGCCTTAATTTCAAGATAAACCTTGATCCTAGGCACTTTGTTCCAGAAGACCCTGCAGGCATTTCTGCTGTAACACC atCGGGCCCAGCACAGGCAGCGTCAGTGCAAACTTCCCCCACCCCGCCTTCCACCCATGTGTGTCAACCCTGCCCCTGGAGGGACCATCTCTCGAG GCTGAACGTTAACATTTCCAACATGGCAG cTTCTAGGGACCTATTAAAAGAGTTCCCACAGCCCAAAAACCTTCTCAACAGTGTAATTGGAAGAGCCCTCGGCATCTCACATGCAAAAGACAAACTGGTCTACGTGCACACGAATGGACCGAAGAAAAAG aaAGTCACCCTCCACATAAAGTGGCCCAAGAGCGTGGAGGTAGAAGGCTATGGCAGCAAGAAGATCGACGCTGAACGGCAGGCTGCAGCCGCGGCCTGCCAGCTATTCAAG GGCTGGGGCCTGCTGGGTCCCCGAAACGAGCTGTTTGATGCAGCCAAATATCGTGTGCTAGCCGATCGCTTTGGCTCTCCGGCCGACAGCTGGTGGCGCCCGGAACCCACCATGCCACCAACTTCCTGGCGGCAGCTGAACCCTGAGAGCATCCGGCCAGGGGGACCTGGGGGCCTGTCCCGCTCCTTGGGccgggaggaagaggaggatgaggaggaagagctggAAGAGGGGACCATTGATGTCACCGACTTCCTGTCCATGACCCAGCAGGACTCCCACACCCCACTCAGGGACTCGAG GGGGGGTTCCTTTGAAATGACAGACGACGACAGTGCTATTAGGGCTCTGACCCAGTTTCCGCTTCCCAAGAACCTTTTGGCCAAAGTGATTCAGATAGCAACGTCATCCTCCACAGCTAAG AATCTCATGCAGTTCCATACCGTGGGCACGAAGACCAAGCTGTCCACCCTCACTCTGCTCTGGCCCTGCCCCATGACCTTTGTCGCCAAAGGGCGCCGCAAAGCGGAGGCTGAGAATAAGGCGGCAGCCCTGGCTTGCAAGAAGCTGAAG AGCCTGGGCCTGGTGGACCGCAACAACGAGCCGCTTACCCACGCCATGTATAACCTGGCCTCCTTGCGTGAGCTTGGCGAGACGCAGCGCCGGCcgtgcaccatccaggtgcccgaGCCCATCCTCCGGAAGATAGAGACCTTCCTGAACCAT TACCCTGTGGACAGTTCTTGGATCTCCCCAGAGCTCCGGCTGCAGAGCGAGGACGTCTTGCCCTTGGGCAAGGACTCAGGGCCCCTGAGTGACCCTATCACGGGCAAGCCCTACGTGCCCCTGTCAGAAGCCGAGGAGGTACGTCTGAGCCAGAACTTGCTGGAGCTGTGGCGGCGGCGAGGGCCGGTCTGGCAGGAGGCCCCCCAGCTCCCCGTGGACCCGCATCGGGACACCATCCTCAATGCCATTGAGCAGCACCCGGTGGTGGTCATCTCTGGGGACACGGGCTGCGGCAAGACCACGCGCATCCCCCAGCTGCTGCTGGAGCGCTACGTGACCGAGGGCCGCGGCGCCCGCTGCAATGTGATCGTCACCCAGCCGCGCCGCATCTCCGCCGTGTCCGTGGCACAGCGGGTCAGCCATGAACTGGGCCCCTCTCTGCGCCGGAACGTGGGCTTCCAGGTGCGGTTGGAGAGCAAGCCCCCGGTGCGCGGCGGCGCCCTGCTCTTCTGCACCGTGGGCATCCTGCTGCGGAAGCTGCAGAGCAACCCCAGCCTGGAGGGCGTGAGCCATGTCATTGTGGACGAGGTCCACGAGCGGGACGTGAACACAGACTTCCTGCTGATTCTGCTCAAGGGCCTGCAGCGGCTCAACCCGGCCCCGCGGCTGGTGCTCATGAGCGCCACGGGCGACAACGAGCGCTTCTCCCGCTACTTTGGTGGCTGCCCTGTCATCAAGGTGCCGGGCTTCATGTACCCGGTCAAGGAGCACTACCTGGAGGACATCCTGGCCAAGCTGGGCAAGCACCAGTACCCGCACCGGCACAGGCACCACGAG tctgagGATGAGTGTGCACTCGATTTGGACCTCGTGACGGATCTGGTTCTGCACATCGATGCCCGAGGGGAGCCAG GTGGGATCCTCTGCTTCCTGCCTGGTTGGCAGGAGATCAAAGGAGTGCAGCAACGCCTCCAGGAGGCCCTGGGCATGCACGAGAGCAAGTACCTCATCCTGCCAG TGCACTCCAACATCCCCATGATGGACCAGAAGGCCATATTCCAGCAGCCACCAGTTGGGGTGCGCAAGATTGTCTTGGCCACCAATATCGCGGAGACGTCGATTACAGTCAATGACATCGTGCATGTGGTGGACAGCGGTCTGCACAAGGAGGAACGCTATGACCTGAAGACCAAG gtgtcCTGCCTGGAGACTGTGTGGGTGTCACGAGCCAATGTGATCCAGCGCCGGGGCCGGGCAGGCCGCTGCCAGTCGGGCTTTGCCTACCACCTGTTCCCGCGGAGCCGGCTGGAGAAGATGGTCCCTTTCCAAGTGCCAGAGATTCTGCGCACTCCCCTCGAGAACCTGGTGCTACAAGCCAAAATCCACATGCCCGAGAAGACG GCAGTGGAGTTCCTTTCCAAGGCCGTGGACAGTCCGAACATCAAGGCGGTGGACGAGGCTGTGATCTTGCTCCAGGAGATCG GAGTGCTGGACCAGCGGGAGTACCTGACCACCCTGGGGCAGCGCCTGGCCCACATCTCCACTGACCCCCGGCTGGCCAAGGCCATAGTGCTGGCCGCCATCTTCCGTTGCCTGCACCCGCTGCTGGTGGTCGTTTCCTGCCTCACCCGGGACCCCTTCAGCAGTAGCCTGCAGAACCGGGCGGAGGTGGACAAG GTGAAGGCACTGCTGAGCCATGACAGCGGCAGTGACCACCTGGCCTTCGTGCGGGCCGTCGCCGGCTGGGAGGAGGTGCTGCGCTGGCAGGACCGCAGCTCCCGTGAGAACTACCTGGAGGAAAACCTGCTCTACGCCCCCAGCCTGCGCTTCATCCACG GACTCATCAAGCAGTTCTCGGAGAACATTTACGAGGCCTTCCTGGTGGGGAAGCCCTCGGACTGcaccctggcctctgcccagtgCAACGAGTACAGTGAAGAGGAGGAGCTGGTGAAGGGTGTGCTGATGGCGGGCCTCTACCCCAACCTCATCCAG GTGAGGCAGGGCAAGGTGACCCGGCAGGGCAAGTTCAAGCCCAACAGTGTCACTTACAGGACCAAATCAGGCAACATCTTGCTGCACAAGTCGACCATTAAcag GGAGGCCACGCGGCTGCGGAGCCGATGGCTGACGTATTTCATGGCTGTCAAGTCCAACGGCAGCGTCTTCGTCCGGGACTCCTCCCAGGTGCACCCGCTAGCCGTGCTGCTGCTGACCGACGGGGACGTCCACATCCGTG acGATGGGCGCCGGGCCACCATCTCCCTGAGCGACAGTGACCTGCTGCGGCTGGAGGGGGACTCCCGCACCGTGCGGCTGCTGAGGGAGCTGCGCCGGGCGCTGGGCCGCATGGTGGAGCGGAGCCTGCGCAGCGAGCTGGCCGCACTGCCGCCTGGCGTGCAGCAGGAGCACGGGCAGCTGCTGGCGCTGCTGGCGGAGCTGCTGCGTGGGCCCTGCGGCAGCTTCGATGTGCGCAAGACGGCGGATGACTGA
- the DHX30 gene encoding ATP-dependent RNA helicase DHX30 isoform X3, with product MDLKDSAPGFQLSLLARNVQPGLIQKRSGPAQAASVQTSPTPPSTHVCQPCPWRDHLSRLNVNISNMAASRDLLKEFPQPKNLLNSVIGRALGISHAKDKLVYVHTNGPKKKKVTLHIKWPKSVEVEGYGSKKIDAERQAAAAACQLFKGWGLLGPRNELFDAAKYRVLADRFGSPADSWWRPEPTMPPTSWRQLNPESIRPGGPGGLSRSLGREEEEDEEEELEEGTIDVTDFLSMTQQDSHTPLRDSRGGSFEMTDDDSAIRALTQFPLPKNLLAKVIQIATSSSTAKNLMQFHTVGTKTKLSTLTLLWPCPMTFVAKGRRKAEAENKAAALACKKLKSLGLVDRNNEPLTHAMYNLASLRELGETQRRPCTIQVPEPILRKIETFLNHYPVDSSWISPELRLQSEDVLPLGKDSGPLSDPITGKPYVPLSEAEEVRLSQNLLELWRRRGPVWQEAPQLPVDPHRDTILNAIEQHPVVVISGDTGCGKTTRIPQLLLERYVTEGRGARCNVIVTQPRRISAVSVAQRVSHELGPSLRRNVGFQVRLESKPPVRGGALLFCTVGILLRKLQSNPSLEGVSHVIVDEVHERDVNTDFLLILLKGLQRLNPAPRLVLMSATGDNERFSRYFGGCPVIKVPGFMYPVKEHYLEDILAKLGKHQYPHRHRHHESEDECALDLDLVTDLVLHIDARGEPGGILCFLPGWQEIKGVQQRLQEALGMHESKYLILPVHSNIPMMDQKAIFQQPPVGVRKIVLATNIAETSITVNDIVHVVDSGLHKEERYDLKTKVSCLETVWVSRANVIQRRGRAGRCQSGFAYHLFPRSRLEKMVPFQVPEILRTPLENLVLQAKIHMPEKTAVEFLSKAVDSPNIKAVDEAVILLQEIGVLDQREYLTTLGQRLAHISTDPRLAKAIVLAAIFRCLHPLLVVVSCLTRDPFSSSLQNRAEVDKVKALLSHDSGSDHLAFVRAVAGWEEVLRWQDRSSRENYLEENLLYAPSLRFIHGLIKQFSENIYEAFLVGKPSDCTLASAQCNEYSEEEELVKGVLMAGLYPNLIQVRQGKVTRQGKFKPNSVTYRTKSGNILLHKSTINREATRLRSRWLTYFMAVKSNGSVFVRDSSQVHPLAVLLLTDGDVHIRDDGRRATISLSDSDLLRLEGDSRTVRLLRELRRALGRMVERSLRSELAALPPGVQQEHGQLLALLAELLRGPCGSFDVRKTADD from the exons atCGGGCCCAGCACAGGCAGCGTCAGTGCAAACTTCCCCCACCCCGCCTTCCACCCATGTGTGTCAACCCTGCCCCTGGAGGGACCATCTCTCGAG GCTGAACGTTAACATTTCCAACATGGCAG cTTCTAGGGACCTATTAAAAGAGTTCCCACAGCCCAAAAACCTTCTCAACAGTGTAATTGGAAGAGCCCTCGGCATCTCACATGCAAAAGACAAACTGGTCTACGTGCACACGAATGGACCGAAGAAAAAG aaAGTCACCCTCCACATAAAGTGGCCCAAGAGCGTGGAGGTAGAAGGCTATGGCAGCAAGAAGATCGACGCTGAACGGCAGGCTGCAGCCGCGGCCTGCCAGCTATTCAAG GGCTGGGGCCTGCTGGGTCCCCGAAACGAGCTGTTTGATGCAGCCAAATATCGTGTGCTAGCCGATCGCTTTGGCTCTCCGGCCGACAGCTGGTGGCGCCCGGAACCCACCATGCCACCAACTTCCTGGCGGCAGCTGAACCCTGAGAGCATCCGGCCAGGGGGACCTGGGGGCCTGTCCCGCTCCTTGGGccgggaggaagaggaggatgaggaggaagagctggAAGAGGGGACCATTGATGTCACCGACTTCCTGTCCATGACCCAGCAGGACTCCCACACCCCACTCAGGGACTCGAG GGGGGGTTCCTTTGAAATGACAGACGACGACAGTGCTATTAGGGCTCTGACCCAGTTTCCGCTTCCCAAGAACCTTTTGGCCAAAGTGATTCAGATAGCAACGTCATCCTCCACAGCTAAG AATCTCATGCAGTTCCATACCGTGGGCACGAAGACCAAGCTGTCCACCCTCACTCTGCTCTGGCCCTGCCCCATGACCTTTGTCGCCAAAGGGCGCCGCAAAGCGGAGGCTGAGAATAAGGCGGCAGCCCTGGCTTGCAAGAAGCTGAAG AGCCTGGGCCTGGTGGACCGCAACAACGAGCCGCTTACCCACGCCATGTATAACCTGGCCTCCTTGCGTGAGCTTGGCGAGACGCAGCGCCGGCcgtgcaccatccaggtgcccgaGCCCATCCTCCGGAAGATAGAGACCTTCCTGAACCAT TACCCTGTGGACAGTTCTTGGATCTCCCCAGAGCTCCGGCTGCAGAGCGAGGACGTCTTGCCCTTGGGCAAGGACTCAGGGCCCCTGAGTGACCCTATCACGGGCAAGCCCTACGTGCCCCTGTCAGAAGCCGAGGAGGTACGTCTGAGCCAGAACTTGCTGGAGCTGTGGCGGCGGCGAGGGCCGGTCTGGCAGGAGGCCCCCCAGCTCCCCGTGGACCCGCATCGGGACACCATCCTCAATGCCATTGAGCAGCACCCGGTGGTGGTCATCTCTGGGGACACGGGCTGCGGCAAGACCACGCGCATCCCCCAGCTGCTGCTGGAGCGCTACGTGACCGAGGGCCGCGGCGCCCGCTGCAATGTGATCGTCACCCAGCCGCGCCGCATCTCCGCCGTGTCCGTGGCACAGCGGGTCAGCCATGAACTGGGCCCCTCTCTGCGCCGGAACGTGGGCTTCCAGGTGCGGTTGGAGAGCAAGCCCCCGGTGCGCGGCGGCGCCCTGCTCTTCTGCACCGTGGGCATCCTGCTGCGGAAGCTGCAGAGCAACCCCAGCCTGGAGGGCGTGAGCCATGTCATTGTGGACGAGGTCCACGAGCGGGACGTGAACACAGACTTCCTGCTGATTCTGCTCAAGGGCCTGCAGCGGCTCAACCCGGCCCCGCGGCTGGTGCTCATGAGCGCCACGGGCGACAACGAGCGCTTCTCCCGCTACTTTGGTGGCTGCCCTGTCATCAAGGTGCCGGGCTTCATGTACCCGGTCAAGGAGCACTACCTGGAGGACATCCTGGCCAAGCTGGGCAAGCACCAGTACCCGCACCGGCACAGGCACCACGAG tctgagGATGAGTGTGCACTCGATTTGGACCTCGTGACGGATCTGGTTCTGCACATCGATGCCCGAGGGGAGCCAG GTGGGATCCTCTGCTTCCTGCCTGGTTGGCAGGAGATCAAAGGAGTGCAGCAACGCCTCCAGGAGGCCCTGGGCATGCACGAGAGCAAGTACCTCATCCTGCCAG TGCACTCCAACATCCCCATGATGGACCAGAAGGCCATATTCCAGCAGCCACCAGTTGGGGTGCGCAAGATTGTCTTGGCCACCAATATCGCGGAGACGTCGATTACAGTCAATGACATCGTGCATGTGGTGGACAGCGGTCTGCACAAGGAGGAACGCTATGACCTGAAGACCAAG gtgtcCTGCCTGGAGACTGTGTGGGTGTCACGAGCCAATGTGATCCAGCGCCGGGGCCGGGCAGGCCGCTGCCAGTCGGGCTTTGCCTACCACCTGTTCCCGCGGAGCCGGCTGGAGAAGATGGTCCCTTTCCAAGTGCCAGAGATTCTGCGCACTCCCCTCGAGAACCTGGTGCTACAAGCCAAAATCCACATGCCCGAGAAGACG GCAGTGGAGTTCCTTTCCAAGGCCGTGGACAGTCCGAACATCAAGGCGGTGGACGAGGCTGTGATCTTGCTCCAGGAGATCG GAGTGCTGGACCAGCGGGAGTACCTGACCACCCTGGGGCAGCGCCTGGCCCACATCTCCACTGACCCCCGGCTGGCCAAGGCCATAGTGCTGGCCGCCATCTTCCGTTGCCTGCACCCGCTGCTGGTGGTCGTTTCCTGCCTCACCCGGGACCCCTTCAGCAGTAGCCTGCAGAACCGGGCGGAGGTGGACAAG GTGAAGGCACTGCTGAGCCATGACAGCGGCAGTGACCACCTGGCCTTCGTGCGGGCCGTCGCCGGCTGGGAGGAGGTGCTGCGCTGGCAGGACCGCAGCTCCCGTGAGAACTACCTGGAGGAAAACCTGCTCTACGCCCCCAGCCTGCGCTTCATCCACG GACTCATCAAGCAGTTCTCGGAGAACATTTACGAGGCCTTCCTGGTGGGGAAGCCCTCGGACTGcaccctggcctctgcccagtgCAACGAGTACAGTGAAGAGGAGGAGCTGGTGAAGGGTGTGCTGATGGCGGGCCTCTACCCCAACCTCATCCAG GTGAGGCAGGGCAAGGTGACCCGGCAGGGCAAGTTCAAGCCCAACAGTGTCACTTACAGGACCAAATCAGGCAACATCTTGCTGCACAAGTCGACCATTAAcag GGAGGCCACGCGGCTGCGGAGCCGATGGCTGACGTATTTCATGGCTGTCAAGTCCAACGGCAGCGTCTTCGTCCGGGACTCCTCCCAGGTGCACCCGCTAGCCGTGCTGCTGCTGACCGACGGGGACGTCCACATCCGTG acGATGGGCGCCGGGCCACCATCTCCCTGAGCGACAGTGACCTGCTGCGGCTGGAGGGGGACTCCCGCACCGTGCGGCTGCTGAGGGAGCTGCGCCGGGCGCTGGGCCGCATGGTGGAGCGGAGCCTGCGCAGCGAGCTGGCCGCACTGCCGCCTGGCGTGCAGCAGGAGCACGGGCAGCTGCTGGCGCTGCTGGCGGAGCTGCTGCGTGGGCCCTGCGGCAGCTTCGATGTGCGCAAGACGGCGGATGACTGA